A window from Spiroplasma endosymbiont of Aspidapion aeneum encodes these proteins:
- a CDS encoding ATP-binding protein — protein MNKNDEFNIHYDPRTYKDYTSLRNVNTKHFLMLAELIDNSISSFENHYGDEWPEKLKIDIEIDFNGDIETIHDYKVVSNASIKVTDNAFGMNESELIEAIKLNRVNNKNISLKKSLMNVHGRGLKQCAFFFGLDLTVSTYNGTDEPLIVKIKSSEQETLENPITIYPNHSGSSKRGTTILIEKIHNDKILSQQTIKQIIDTLSFRYIKYLIEENIEINFRYLHNESEIYRKFEVPIEPKQHVVGIFSKSELNRQNYDNFVNEANENFKKRILKEGDKINSSTSRIVFDKIKDLLKKSFDENQIVFDFGISVNIDGKPLDFNFWMLPQKDAQYRGIRLFEGKRAINHCGYKDLETKPYMGWKNSEMETGSTENRFAGECNLAQIGLLTKTDKSTFTMSDNVKADLDKEIYSVWIAFNTFIMKTRDFIKTKTPEIKDKDRDDLMIVFKQKFPDDDIKILGIDNENKRVNIKYSKYGGWDIYIKDDNSLVPFDIFNTERRKSEKIIDITVYTSHPFFKKINNSKEWYIEALIPITLLVAIQYIEWIENPETDPFSGANKVGELFENENNKD, from the coding sequence ATGAATAAAAATGATGAATTTAACATACATTATGACCCAAGAACATATAAGGATTACACTTCATTAAGAAATGTAAATACAAAACATTTTTTAATGTTAGCAGAATTAATTGACAATTCAATTTCCTCATTCGAAAATCATTATGGAGACGAGTGACCTGAAAAGCTTAAAATTGATATCGAAATTGATTTTAATGGCGATATAGAAACAATCCATGATTATAAAGTAGTTTCTAACGCATCTATAAAAGTAACCGATAACGCCTTTGGTATGAATGAATCTGAACTTATAGAAGCAATTAAACTAAATAGGGTAAATAACAAAAATATATCTCTAAAAAAATCTTTAATGAATGTTCATGGAAGAGGTCTAAAGCAATGTGCTTTCTTTTTTGGTTTAGATCTTACAGTTTCTACTTATAATGGAACAGATGAACCGCTTATTGTCAAAATTAAATCATCAGAACAAGAGACTTTGGAAAATCCAATTACAATTTATCCAAATCATAGTGGTTCATCTAAAAGAGGAACAACAATTCTTATTGAAAAAATTCATAATGATAAAATATTATCTCAACAAACTATTAAACAAATAATTGATACACTAAGTTTTCGCTATATAAAATATCTTATAGAAGAAAACATTGAGATTAATTTTAGATATTTGCATAATGAAAGTGAAATTTATAGAAAATTTGAGGTTCCAATCGAACCTAAACAGCACGTTGTAGGTATATTTAGTAAGTCAGAATTAAATAGGCAAAATTATGATAATTTTGTAAATGAAGCTAATGAAAATTTTAAAAAAAGAATTTTGAAAGAGGGAGATAAAATAAATTCTTCAACATCAAGGATAGTTTTTGATAAAATAAAAGATTTGTTGAAGAAATCTTTTGATGAAAATCAAATAGTTTTTGATTTTGGTATATCTGTAAATATTGATGGTAAGCCTCTTGATTTTAATTTTTGAATGTTACCCCAAAAAGATGCTCAATATAGAGGGATAAGATTGTTTGAGGGTAAAAGGGCGATTAATCATTGTGGTTATAAAGATTTAGAAACAAAACCATATATGGGGTGAAAAAATTCAGAAATGGAGACAGGTTCAACTGAAAATAGGTTTGCAGGAGAGTGCAATCTTGCCCAAATAGGGTTACTTACAAAAACAGATAAATCAACATTTACAATGTCTGATAATGTTAAAGCGGACTTGGATAAGGAGATATATTCTGTGTGAATTGCTTTTAATACTTTTATTATGAAAACTCGCGATTTTATAAAAACAAAAACACCAGAAATAAAAGATAAAGACCGTGATGACCTTATGATTGTATTTAAGCAAAAATTTCCAGACGATGATATTAAAATTTTAGGAATTGATAATGAAAATAAGAGAGTAAATATAAAATATTCAAAATATGGTGGATGAGATATTTATATAAAAGATGACAATTCATTAGTGCCTTTTGATATTTTTAATACCGAAAGGAGAAAGAGTGAGAAAATAATTGATATAACAGTTTATACATCACATCCCTTTTTTAAAAAAATAAATAATAGTAAAGAATGATATATAGAAGCATTAATTCCTATTACATTATTAGTTGCAATTCAATATATAGAATGAATTGAAAATCCAGAAACCGATCCCTTTAGTGGGGCAAATAAAGTAGGAGAATTATTTGAAAATGAAAATAATAAAGATTAA
- a CDS encoding Z1 domain-containing protein, which translates to MKIIKIKVYGKQEKEEPIDSSERFNNILKETLGLKDEKEMNESLSLFNANWVHIINNYDKYKNFLIYGDVQSGKTLNLIYVINHLFENDKLDIVFYLTGSTNDILFQNQDRFTDTFKKISNDIATYINSNLNCDNLILDLQRKKKVIISSIKQKVRSISIVDIINALPPSTKILIVDDEADDYTISNDIIKIYKSIETNNLKKISITASPFYNIYKFDDYDYYKVLKSPNNYCGINKFDNKNFYVMNDPNWEKIVFRAFLYWICITASLGLKDSQFLLNIELEKEDHWLIKKYIRKTLDDFKKTKNLPKLILEYYPRFHKDIDKISNFICNLNFDIIKTLNSDSDEELSNKNFEILIGGKNLSRGITFKNLLVEVMVNMGKKISAGTLIQRARWFGYRNKMLEHMMIFVNDNVINAYNEIKDLILWTKKYDIYERNYLNKFNACNYEYIKIK; encoded by the coding sequence ATGAAAATAATAAAGATTAAGGTATATGGAAAACAAGAAAAAGAAGAACCTATAGATTCTAGTGAACGTTTTAATAATATCTTGAAGGAAACTCTTGGTCTAAAAGATGAAAAAGAGATGAATGAAAGCTTATCATTGTTTAATGCTAATTGAGTTCATATTATAAATAACTATGATAAGTATAAAAATTTTTTAATTTATGGTGATGTGCAGTCTGGCAAAACATTAAACCTTATCTATGTTATAAATCATTTATTTGAAAATGATAAATTAGATATTGTTTTTTATCTGACTGGGTCAACAAATGATATCTTATTTCAAAATCAAGATAGGTTTACAGACACATTTAAAAAAATTAGTAATGATATTGCAACCTATATTAATTCAAATTTAAATTGTGATAATCTAATTTTAGATCTTCAAAGGAAAAAAAAGGTTATTATATCGTCAATTAAACAAAAAGTTAGGTCAATCTCTATTGTAGATATTATAAACGCACTGCCTCCTTCAACAAAAATACTTATAGTAGATGATGAGGCAGATGATTATACAATATCTAATGATATTATAAAAATATATAAATCTATTGAGACAAATAATCTTAAAAAAATAAGCATTACCGCTTCTCCATTTTACAATATTTATAAATTTGATGATTATGATTATTATAAAGTCCTAAAAAGTCCTAATAATTATTGTGGAATAAATAAATTTGATAATAAAAACTTTTATGTTATGAATGATCCCAATTGAGAAAAAATTGTATTTCGAGCCTTTTTATATTGAATTTGCATAACAGCTTCCCTAGGTCTAAAAGATTCTCAATTTCTCCTTAATATAGAACTCGAAAAAGAGGACCATTGACTTATAAAGAAATACATTAGAAAAACTCTAGATGATTTCAAAAAAACAAAAAATCTGCCAAAATTAATATTAGAATATTACCCCAGATTTCACAAAGATATTGATAAAATTTCAAATTTTATTTGTAATTTAAATTTTGATATAATTAAAACATTAAATAGTGATTCTGACGAAGAATTATCAAATAAAAATTTTGAAATATTAATTGGTGGAAAAAATCTTAGTAGGGGAATAACATTTAAAAACCTATTAGTAGAAGTTATGGTAAATATGGGAAAAAAAATAAGTGCTGGAACTTTAATCCAAAGGGCAAGATGATTTGGTTATAGAAATAAAATGTTAGAACATATGATGATATTTGTCAATGACAACGTAATTAATGCCTATAATGAGATTAAAGATTTAATTTTATGAACAAAAAAATATGATATATATGAAAGGAATTATCTTAATAAATTTAATGCTTGCAATTATGAGTATATTAAGATAAAATAA
- the cas1 gene encoding type II CRISPR-associated endonuclease Cas1 yields the protein MSWKVLVIKDGQKVSLFLDNLVVSTEYQNYKVPIGDLNVVFFENTKAIVTTKIIVKLAQAKVLVMFCDNDFNPCCMLQPFKGNYMQLEILNKQISWSKENKIRIWTKIVEKKINAQIDILKLNLKSMDKVEKLFNYIKDIKPGDLSNREGHAAKVYFKELFGNNFTRDLDNHINAGLNFGYTIIRNFFSRVITSKGLNPTISIFHSNRYNAFALSDDLMEPFRPIVDNYVYNHILNDDYFSRNNRIGLINLLNAKVIFDGRELFLSNAIDAYVDNIIKDLNDEKIDKNIETPMPSSIRYYEL from the coding sequence ATGTCCTGAAAAGTTTTAGTAATTAAGGATGGACAAAAAGTTAGCTTATTTTTGGATAATTTAGTTGTTTCAACAGAATATCAAAATTATAAGGTTCCAATTGGGGATTTAAATGTTGTTTTTTTTGAGAATACAAAGGCAATAGTAACTACAAAAATAATTGTAAAACTAGCCCAAGCAAAAGTGCTTGTGATGTTTTGTGATAATGATTTTAACCCATGTTGCATGTTACAGCCTTTTAAAGGTAATTATATGCAATTGGAAATTTTAAATAAACAAATATCGTGATCAAAGGAGAACAAAATTAGGATATGAACAAAGATTGTGGAAAAGAAAATTAATGCACAAATTGATATCCTTAAATTAAATCTAAAAAGTATGGACAAAGTTGAAAAACTTTTTAATTACATCAAAGATATAAAACCGGGTGACCTATCTAATAGAGAAGGTCATGCTGCAAAGGTATATTTTAAAGAACTATTTGGCAATAACTTTACAAGAGATCTCGATAACCATATAAATGCTGGCCTTAATTTTGGTTATACAATCATTAGGAATTTTTTTAGTAGAGTAATTACTTCAAAAGGTCTAAATCCTACAATATCTATTTTTCACTCAAATAGGTATAACGCTTTTGCTCTTAGTGATGATTTAATGGAACCATTTAGACCAATTGTGGATAATTATGTGTATAATCATATTTTAAATGATGATTATTTTTCTAGAAATAATCGGATAGGTCTAATAAATTTATTAAATGCAAAGGTGATTTTTGATGGCAGGGAATTATTTCTATCTAACGCAATTGATGCATATGTTGATAATATTATTAAAGATCTAAATGATGAAAAAATTGACAAAAATATAGAAACACCAATGCCTTCATCAATAAGGTATTATGAGTTATAG
- a CDS encoding DNA methyltransferase: MIVIRLYKGDNLDIIPTIKEKPNIVYLDPPYNTKNSKLIYHDVFNNPNEWKEGFEKRVIEIKKIIQYKSVIYVSIGIEELGNAKVVMDNVFGINSCVAVMPRRTCSTAKTTNRISKINDFVLVYVTGNIAFQKKAIDKSVYKLKDEHFEKRGFYHLRRLDYKDFLYSASSDFGIDYKGVTYYPSGDIQSWRDRKERHFLKDWCWLWSANKINFAIENDFIVFKNNRVYKKTYTNCKIDSECKSNYKIVYEDRSQPISSIDLLDKRFVGENSTKTETDSLFAYRKSNKLIKFLFELPILEHKVVLDPYAGSGVSAIISNELGIDCILIQKSEKIKENKGRSENFNYEDIFDITKAILKERQIEVDIINE, encoded by the coding sequence ATGATTGTGATTAGGCTTTACAAAGGTGATAATCTAGATATTATCCCCACAATTAAAGAGAAACCAAATATAGTGTATCTTGACCCTCCATATAATACCAAAAACTCAAAATTAATATATCACGATGTTTTTAACAATCCTAACGAATGAAAAGAAGGTTTTGAAAAGAGGGTAATTGAAATAAAAAAAATTATTCAATATAAATCTGTTATTTATGTATCTATAGGTATTGAGGAACTGGGAAATGCAAAGGTTGTTATGGATAATGTTTTTGGAATAAATAGTTGTGTTGCTGTTATGCCAAGAAGGACATGTTCAACTGCGAAAACTACAAACAGAATATCAAAAATTAATGATTTTGTTTTAGTATATGTTACTGGGAATATTGCCTTTCAAAAAAAGGCAATTGATAAGTCGGTATATAAATTAAAAGATGAGCATTTCGAAAAGAGAGGCTTTTATCATTTGCGCAGGCTTGATTACAAGGATTTTTTGTATAGTGCATCAAGTGACTTTGGAATTGATTATAAAGGAGTTACATATTATCCATCTGGGGATATTCAGAGTTGAAGAGATAGAAAAGAAAGACATTTTTTAAAAGATTGATGTTGGCTATGGTCAGCAAATAAAATCAATTTTGCCATAGAAAATGACTTTATTGTATTTAAAAATAACCGAGTTTATAAAAAAACTTATACAAATTGTAAAATTGATAGTGAATGTAAATCTAATTATAAAATAGTATATGAAGATAGAAGTCAACCAATTTCAAGCATTGACTTATTAGATAAAAGATTTGTAGGTGAAAATTCAACTAAAACTGAAACAGATTCTCTTTTTGCTTATCGTAAAAGTAATAAATTAATTAAATTCTTATTTGAGTTACCAATTCTAGAACATAAGGTAGTTCTTGATCCCTATGCTGGTTCTGGTGTTTCTGCTATAATATCAAATGAATTGGGCATAGATTGTATTCTAATACAAAAATCTGAGAAAATCAAAGAAAATAAGGGCAGAAGTGAGAATTTTAATTACGAAGATATATTTGATATAACAAAAGCGATATTAAAAGAAAGACAAATAGAGGTTGATATAATAAATGAATAA
- a CDS encoding N(4)-(beta-N-acetylglucosaminyl)-L-asparaginase: protein MKYAFIGTWRMAYEAIKENINLLKSEDKNGEAIVRAISMIEDNQYFKSVGFGGLPNENCEVELDAGFMNGQTLQVGALAGVSDISNPIKVARSLSKEKYNSFLVGDGGKEYAKNNGFLIKNMLSDRAISHYNKRKKMLSDNPHLSPYDGHDTVGMVSLDIKGNIFSATSTSGLFMKKKGRIGDSPIVGSGFYCETEIGGATATGLGEDIFKGCLSFEVVRQIKDGKNIKELVQDIVCKFTNKLKTKLGSCGSISIVAIDKNGNWGVGTNCEFSFVVGNYQNDVKIYIAKPSNDLKKLTIIEPNKKWLDEYDKSRKGPIL from the coding sequence ATGAAATATGCATTTATAGGAACATGAAGAATGGCATATGAGGCAATTAAAGAAAACATTAATCTTTTAAAATCTGAAGATAAAAATGGTGAGGCTATAGTTAGAGCAATATCTATGATTGAAGACAATCAATACTTTAAGTCAGTTGGCTTTGGTGGATTACCTAATGAAAACTGTGAGGTTGAATTGGACGCTGGTTTTATGAATGGTCAAACATTACAAGTTGGTGCACTTGCTGGGGTTAGTGACATTTCAAACCCAATTAAGGTTGCAAGATCTTTAAGTAAAGAAAAATATAATTCTTTTTTAGTTGGTGATGGTGGCAAAGAGTATGCAAAAAATAATGGCTTTTTAATTAAAAATATGTTAAGTGATAGAGCGATATCTCATTACAATAAAAGAAAAAAAATGTTAAGTGATAACCCACATCTATCCCCATATGATGGGCACGATACTGTTGGAATGGTATCTCTTGATATAAAAGGAAATATATTTAGTGCAACTTCAACAAGTGGATTATTTATGAAAAAGAAAGGTAGAATTGGTGATTCTCCAATTGTTGGAAGTGGATTTTATTGTGAAACTGAAATTGGAGGAGCGACAGCTACTGGATTAGGGGAGGATATATTTAAGGGATGTTTGTCATTTGAAGTTGTAAGGCAAATTAAAGATGGAAAAAATATTAAAGAATTAGTTCAAGATATTGTTTGCAAATTTACAAATAAGTTAAAAACAAAATTAGGTTCTTGTGGTTCAATTTCAATTGTGGCAATTGATAAAAATGGAAACTGAGGAGTTGGAACAAATTGTGAGTTTTCATTTGTTGTTGGCAATTATCAAAATGATGTTAAAATATATATTGCCAAGCCAAGTAATGATTTAAAAAAATTAACTATTATTGAACCAAATAAAAAATGACTAGATGAATATGACAAATCTAGAAAGGGACCAATATTATAA
- the cas9 gene encoding type II CRISPR RNA-guided endonuclease Cas9 (Cas9, originally named Csn1, is the large, multifunctional signature protein of type II CRISPR/Cas systems. It is well known even to general audiences because its RNA-guided endonuclease activity has made it a popular tool for custom editing of eukaryotic genomes.) — protein MGKKVNIGLDIGIASVGWAIIDVENLSIIKAGSRLFEEANAAKGDNQTASTRREQRSRRRILRRKITRKHDLIDLFIKYEYIKSVDDFYALNFDFDMLDKRKTALLEKIELEELLMVLFNYIKHRGTFNYKEDLSEKLKKDIIDIEEKEDRLPVDIQIEMRQKHGGYRGINTNNSLIAHDWYLKELEILLNTQVKNNVISKKFKEEYIALFNRKREYYEGPGPKDENKKNINPSPYSWSGEEEFFDRLAGRDTYNSAEQRAPKKSLTSYIFNILNDLNNLTIRREEGPLSRVEKEQIINDCIESKPKHKNITLNSIAKYINVEPNKITGYRVKPGDSSKDNFTEFESIKMIKNILIKKEKSIDFINLGNLIKIDEITSVLTKYQSVKSRYEELKELGYDFLDDETCDILATISLTGTHSLSYKTMRAQLEELWSTNKNQMEIFHENKIKPDYGIKTNITKFKSIPILRKKISDLFISPVVKRALIESIKIIKEIDTLFDFDINDIVIEMAREKNSKELKKYKDRIIKQNNEKKEKVKKDYYDGNFNDNKNSWLKFSLRNEQDGKCVYSGQAIDIERLKSDPNYCEIDHIIPFSISLDDSQTNKVLVLRKENQDKGKRTPFQYFRSIGRDFNDFKERMTILYGNKKDKYFKDKYNNLIDESELNDWKSRQKFISRNLNDTRYATTEVKNYLTHFIAELNKKWKIKTINGRFTAYIRNKVLHLEKKDRNYYSHHAKDAVVIALSPLIRINSKLRAGSLFDILDNKVERLDDYDFDSIPKANENIGTIKGDISNFDYVFTWKVRNKNNGPLFNETLYSGKIIDGQLIKIKKLDLFTTSDTKELDKLFTTDYNRLFIYKSDINTFNLLKKIYDEYSGKKTDDDKLIKNPFLYFRDVLKNDIFKVTDNDKKVLVKKLKYYDKVQTIKYFNVSHKYKKIGSEKFVFFDSGKPIGWEVFYNKKLDKYKIFPIGILGLTYGKDIDRKSQKYQDWKNKKNLTDDWIFKYHLSKYSELNFDYDGINMSYVLTGVGPEGQIEVKYINKRCLDYNSDDLKTKRIFISTNKIENLKIIVSNLTKTRYKEIDIKKI, from the coding sequence TTGGGAAAAAAAGTAAATATCGGATTAGATATAGGGATCGCATCTGTAGGTTGAGCAATCATTGATGTAGAAAATTTGAGTATTATTAAGGCTGGAAGTAGATTATTTGAGGAAGCAAATGCTGCAAAGGGTGATAATCAAACCGCTTCAACCCGTCGAGAACAAAGATCTAGACGTAGAATTTTGAGAAGAAAGATTACACGAAAGCATGATTTAATAGATTTATTTATAAAATATGAGTATATAAAAAGTGTTGATGATTTTTATGCATTAAATTTTGATTTTGATATGTTAGATAAGAGAAAGACTGCTCTTTTAGAAAAAATTGAATTAGAAGAACTATTAATGGTCTTATTTAATTATATTAAACACAGGGGAACGTTTAATTACAAAGAAGATTTATCAGAAAAATTAAAAAAAGATATTATAGATATTGAAGAAAAAGAGGATAGATTACCAGTAGATATTCAAATTGAAATGAGGCAAAAACACGGTGGCTATAGAGGTATAAATACTAACAATAGTTTAATTGCTCATGATTGATATTTAAAAGAATTGGAAATTCTTTTAAATACACAGGTAAAAAATAATGTAATTTCAAAAAAATTTAAGGAAGAATATATTGCATTATTTAATCGTAAAAGGGAATATTATGAAGGTCCCGGTCCTAAAGATGAAAATAAAAAAAATATCAATCCAAGTCCTTATTCTTGAAGTGGTGAGGAAGAATTTTTTGATCGATTAGCTGGTAGAGACACTTATAATAGCGCAGAACAAAGAGCGCCAAAAAAATCATTAACATCATACATTTTTAATATTCTAAACGACCTTAATAATTTAACAATTAGAAGAGAGGAAGGTCCTTTATCAAGAGTTGAAAAAGAACAGATTATAAACGATTGTATTGAGAGCAAACCAAAACATAAAAATATTACTTTAAATTCAATCGCAAAATATATCAATGTGGAACCCAATAAAATCACTGGTTATCGAGTAAAACCAGGAGATAGTTCAAAGGATAATTTTACAGAATTTGAAAGCATAAAAATGATAAAAAATATATTGATTAAAAAAGAAAAATCAATTGATTTTATTAATTTAGGAAATTTAATAAAAATTGATGAAATAACCAGCGTTTTAACCAAATATCAATCAGTGAAATCTAGATATGAAGAACTAAAAGAATTAGGTTATGATTTTTTAGATGATGAAACATGTGATATCCTTGCAACAATTTCTTTAACTGGAACTCATTCGCTTTCATATAAGACTATGCGAGCTCAATTAGAAGAATTGTGATCAACAAATAAAAACCAAATGGAAATTTTTCATGAAAACAAAATAAAACCAGATTATGGAATAAAAACAAACATTACAAAATTCAAGTCAATACCAATATTGAGAAAGAAAATAAGTGATCTTTTCATTTCTCCTGTTGTAAAAAGAGCATTGATTGAATCTATTAAAATAATTAAAGAAATAGACACATTGTTTGATTTTGATATTAATGATATTGTAATCGAAATGGCTAGAGAAAAAAACTCAAAAGAACTTAAAAAATATAAGGATAGAATCATAAAACAAAATAATGAAAAAAAGGAAAAAGTAAAAAAAGATTATTATGATGGTAATTTTAATGATAATAAAAATTCTTGATTAAAATTTTCTCTTCGAAATGAACAAGATGGAAAATGTGTTTACTCTGGTCAAGCGATAGATATCGAACGCTTAAAATCTGATCCAAATTATTGTGAAATTGACCATATTATTCCATTTTCAATAAGTCTTGATGATTCACAAACAAACAAGGTTCTTGTGCTCAGAAAAGAAAACCAAGATAAGGGCAAGAGAACTCCATTTCAATATTTTAGATCAATTGGCAGAGATTTCAATGACTTTAAAGAGCGAATGACTATACTGTATGGTAATAAAAAAGATAAATATTTTAAAGATAAATATAACAATCTTATCGATGAATCAGAACTCAATGATTGAAAATCAAGACAAAAATTTATATCTAGAAATTTAAATGATACACGATATGCAACAACAGAAGTTAAGAATTATTTAACGCATTTTATTGCCGAACTTAATAAAAAGTGGAAAATCAAAACTATCAATGGAAGATTTACTGCCTATATTAGAAATAAGGTCTTACATTTAGAAAAAAAAGACAGAAATTATTATTCTCATCATGCAAAAGATGCTGTTGTGATCGCTCTATCACCATTAATAAGGATTAATTCAAAATTAAGAGCTGGTAGCCTTTTTGATATCTTAGATAACAAGGTTGAAAGACTTGATGATTATGATTTTGACTCTATTCCAAAAGCAAATGAAAATATTGGAACAATTAAGGGTGATATATCTAATTTTGATTATGTTTTTACTTGAAAAGTAAGAAATAAAAATAATGGTCCATTATTTAATGAGACCTTGTATTCTGGAAAAATAATCGATGGCCAATTAATAAAAATTAAGAAGTTAGATTTATTCACAACCTCTGATACAAAAGAACTTGATAAGTTATTTACAACAGATTATAATAGGTTATTTATATATAAAAGTGATATTAATACATTTAATCTTTTAAAGAAAATTTACGATGAATATTCTGGTAAAAAAACAGATGATGACAAATTGATAAAAAATCCTTTTCTTTACTTTAGAGATGTTCTAAAAAATGACATTTTTAAAGTAACCGATAACGATAAGAAAGTTTTAGTCAAGAAACTTAAATATTATGATAAAGTTCAAACTATAAAATACTTTAATGTTTCACATAAATACAAAAAAATTGGAAGTGAAAAATTTGTATTTTTTGATAGTGGAAAACCAATTGGGTGAGAGGTATTTTATAACAAAAAACTAGATAAATATAAAATTTTTCCAATTGGAATACTCGGATTAACATATGGTAAGGATATTGATCGCAAATCACAAAAATATCAAGATTGAAAAAATAAAAAGAATTTAACTGATGATTGAATATTCAAGTATCATTTGTCAAAATATAGTGAGCTTAATTTTGATTATGATGGAATAAATATGTCATATGTTTTAACGGGGGTTGGACCTGAGGGTCAGATTGAAGTTAAGTATATAAATAAAAGATGTCTTGATTATAATTCCGATGATTTAAAAACTAAGAGAATTTTCATTTCCACAAATAAGATTGAAAATTTGAAAATAATTGTTTCAAATTTAACAAAAACAAGATATAAGGAAATTGATATTAAAAAAATATAA
- the cas2 gene encoding CRISPR-associated endonuclease Cas2, whose protein sequence is MSYRYMRIMIFYDLPFGTKINVHDYNNFRNGLIKEGFSMIQYSIYTKICPNEQAARFIEDRVEKIVPKHGNIRMMTVTEKQYQKIKVLRGKKTEQELIINDRRYIEI, encoded by the coding sequence ATGAGTTATAGATATATGAGGATTATGATATTTTATGATTTACCTTTTGGCACAAAAATAAATGTCCACGATTATAATAATTTTAGAAATGGTTTAATTAAGGAAGGCTTTTCTATGATTCAATATTCAATATATACAAAAATTTGTCCAAATGAACAAGCAGCGAGATTTATTGAAGATAGAGTTGAAAAAATTGTTCCAAAACATGGTAATATACGGATGATGACAGTTACCGAAAAACAGTATCAAAAAATTAAAGTTTTAAGAGGAAAAAAAACAGAACAAGAGTTGATAATTAATGATAGGAGGTATATTGAAATATAA
- a CDS encoding PTS lactose/cellobiose transporter subunit IIA, whose amino-acid sequence MEKILWDEISMTIISNAGAAKSNSIMAISCMEENKFEEADKLLAEADKYMIIAEKAHMDIIVQEAQGVKHDFKVLFMHAEDQMLTTQVLLIMAQKFYNLYKMIGSNNMVNKKSST is encoded by the coding sequence ATGGAAAAAATATTATGAGATGAAATTAGTATGACAATTATCAGTAATGCTGGCGCTGCAAAGTCAAACTCTATAATGGCTATTTCTTGTATGGAAGAAAATAAATTTGAGGAAGCAGATAAGTTGTTAGCAGAAGCTGACAAATATATGATAATTGCAGAAAAAGCCCATATGGATATTATAGTTCAAGAAGCACAAGGAGTTAAACATGATTTTAAGGTTTTATTTATGCATGCGGAAGACCAAATGCTAACAACGCAAGTATTATTAATTATGGCACAAAAATTTTATAATTTGTACAAAATGATTGGTTCTAATAATATGGTTAATAAAAAAAGCAGTACTTAA